A single window of Aspergillus flavus chromosome 4, complete sequence DNA harbors:
- a CDS encoding putative efflux pump antibiotic resistance protein, giving the protein MTDDGIELSPTRQCSADIMPMGNPSQSCDNYTAVQQAVSSLDGLEGERGKVQVLAIMVALCLSLFIAALDQTIVSTSLPTISSRLHSASGYTWVGGAYLLASAAAAPIWAKLSDIWGRKPILLVAVLWFMFSSIVCAAAVNMRMLIAGRALQGIAGGGLLQLVMIVVSDLFSVRSRSLYMGILEFMWTISGGLGPILGGVFSEYLSWRWNFWINLPICGLAFILLFFYLNVHNPKTRVTDGLKAIDWLGSLSIIGFTLMVLLGLNFGGETFAWNSPQVICLIVFGSLFSIIFFCGEKYVAKYPLMPLKMLKHRSNIAVSLVTLFHGAVFIACEYWLPLYFQSAKQASPMRSGLMVLPLVLAEGVFSGISGWLIHRTGKYAEQIWIGTVLLTLGTGLFIRLNPTSPLVELIIFQVIGGAGSAILFAPPLIALQAMVAQDDTASATAMLGFIRTIAMSVSIVVGGVVFQNSMAGERSRLEAAGLMDEIVEELTGASAAASTEVIKTLNDPSKIRTVAGAFSSSLQNMWIMYTCMAGVAVLASAFIVNQPLSEEHTETRTGLKEE; this is encoded by the exons ATGACTGACGACGGAATTGAGCTCTCGCCGACTAGGCAGTGCTCCGCTGATATTATGCCAATGGGAAATCCTTCACAAAGCTGTGATAACTATACAGCTGTCCAACAAGCTGTGAGCAGCTTGGATGGACTGGAAGGAGAGCGTGGAAAGGTGCAGGTGCTTGCCATCATGGTGGCTCTCTGC TTATCCCTTTTTATCGCTGCCTTAGATCAAACGATTGTCTCTACCTCTCTACCAACGATTTCCTCGCGGTTACATTCGGCAAGTGGCTATACATGGGTTGGAGGAGCATACCTCCTGGCCAGTGCGGCAGCTGCTCCCATCTGGGCAAAGCTATCTGATATCTGGGGGCGCAAGCCCATCCTTCTTGTTGCTGTTCTTTGGTTCATGTTCAGCTCTATTGTGTGCGCCGCCGCAGTAAACATGAGGATGTTAATTGCTGGTCGAGCACTACAAGGTATAGCAGGTGGTGGTCTCTTGCAACTGGTCATGATTGTTGTGTCCGATTTGTTCAGTGTCCG GTCACGAAGTCTGTATATGGGCATTCTTGAGTTTATGTGGACTATTTCCGGTGGCCTCGGACCAATTCTTGGTGGTGTATTCTCGGAATACCTCTCTTGGCGATGGAACTTCTGGATAAATCTTCCTATCTGCGGATTGGCATTTATATTGCTCTTCTTTTACTTGAATGTCCACAACCCGAAAACCAGGGTAACTGACGGGTTGAAAGCAATTGATTGGCTGGGAAGTCTGTCTATCATAGGCTTTACCCTGATGGTACTCCTGGGTCTTAATTTTGGGGGGGAAACGTTTGCCTGGAACTCGCCTCAAGTGATTTGTCTGATTGTCTTCGGGTCTCTTTTCTCGATTATATTCTTCTGCGGGGAGAAATATGTCGCCAAATACCCTCTGATGCCCCTCAAAATGCTGAAACATCGATCAAATATTGCTGTATCGCTGGTTACATTATTCCATGGTGCG GTATTCATCGCTTGTGAGTATTGGCTACCACTATACTTCCAGTCAGCCAAGCAAGCCAGCCCGATGCGCTCAGGGCTGATGGTCCTTCCCCTGGTTCTGGCCGAAGGGGTCTTCAGCGGGATTTCTGGCTGGTTAATCCATCGGACAGGCAAATATGCAGAACAAATCTGGATAGGGACTGTCCTTCTTACCCTCGGGACCGGCCTATTTATTCGGCTCAATCCAACCTCCCCTCTAGTAGAACTAATTATATTCCAGGTGATTGGCGGAGCAGGGTCGGCGATCTTATTTGCGCCCCCTCTGATTGCGTTGCAAGCAATGGTCGCCCAAGATGACACAGCAAGTGCCACGGCCATGCTAGGCTTCATTCGCACTATCGCCATGTCAGTCTCGATTGTAGTTGGTGGGGTGGTCTTTCAAAATAGCATGGCAGGAGAGCGAAGCAGGTTAGAAGCAGCAGGACtgatggatgagattgtTGAAGAGTTAACTGGCGCTTCTGCCGCTGCCAGCACGGAGGTAATCAAGACCCTCAATGATCCCTCCAAGATTCGAACTGTCGCAGGTGCATTCTCATCCAGTTTACAAAACATGTGGATTATGTACACCTGCATGGCTGGTGTTGCTGTTCTTGCGAGCGCGTTCATTGTGAATCAGCCTCTAAGTGAGGAGCATACAGAAACGAGGACAGGTCTCAAGGAAGAGTAG
- a CDS encoding general substrate transporter gives MVAVGKQREEDVSDPVLANLLAEDRTPWYKKPNLRRLYLILFPACMGIEITSGFDSQIINTVQIVYTWNKYFGRLTGDTVDGMPEYEVEPNLKGFLGAAYSLGAILSLPFVPWVNQRFGRRWTVMFGSCISLVGALLQGFSNGVGMYIVARMLLGFGIPYCIVAGSCLIGELGYPKERPILTSLFNSSYFIGQIVAAAVGLGTVTIASNWAWRIPSLLQLAPAMVQVVFVFFLPESPRYLISKDRHEEAFGILAKYHAEGDRNSVIVRAEIAQIERTIKLELEEAKQSWWDMFRTAGMRRRLLISAFLGLFTQWSGNTLISYYLSDLLDMVGITDSVTKSKINIGIACWGLVSGTALALTAPLFKRRTMYLTCATSLLCVYIGWTISMERFMTTEVRAAAILTIFFIFAYSPAYNLGYNALTYTYLIEIFPYFGRSRGLSWFQFYGRGSAFFATYVNPVGLDRISWRWLLVYCCWLAFELVFIYFLFPETSGRTLEELSFMFEGKEKANEVAAAVHKQIEVDGKTGGQA, from the exons ATGGTTGCAGTAGGAAAGCAACGAGAAGAGGACGTGTCAGACCCTGTCCTGGCCAACTTGCTGGCTGAGGACCGGACCCCATGGTACAAGAAGCCCAACCTGAGACGATTGTACTTGATCCTCTTCCCTGCATGCATGGGCATTGAGATCACCTCGGGGTTTGACTCACAGATCATCAACACAGTGCAGATCGTGTATACCTGGAATAAAT ATTTCGGGAGACTAACGGGTGATACCGTGGATGGTATGCCCGAGTACGAGGTCGAACCGAATCTCAAAGGCTTTCTAGGAGCGGCATATTCCCTTGGAGCTATCCTTTCTCTGCCATTTGTCCCCTGGGTTAATCAACGTTTTGGAAGGAGATGGACGGTTATGTTCGGGTCTTGCATCAGCTTGGTGGGTGCGCTACTACAAGGGTTCTCAAACGGAG TCGGAATGTATATAGTAGCTCGCATGTTACTTGGATTTGGGATTCCATATTGCATCGTGGCTGGTTCTTGCCTCATCGGTGAGCTCGGTTATCCCAAGGAACGACCAATCCTCACGTCCTTGTTTAACTCGTCCTATTTCATTGGTCAAATCGTGGCTGCTGCCGTCGGCCTGGGCACGGTGACTATCGCAAGCAACTGGGCGTGGAGAATCCCTTCACTGTTGCAGCTGGCTCCTGCTATGGTCCAGGTGGTCTTTGTTTT CTTTCTGCCAGAGAGCCCTCGATATTTGATCAGCAAAGACCGACACGAAGAAGCCTTCGGCATTCTGGCCAAATACCATGCCGAGGGAGACCGTAACTCCGTTATCGTGCGCGCGGAGATTGCCCAGATTGAACGGACCATCAAGCTCGAGCTCGAAGAGGCGAAACAAAGCTGGTGGGACATGTTCCGCACCGCGGGGATGCGGCGTCGGCTGCTCATCTCCGCGTTTTTGGGATTGTTTACCCAATGGTCCGGAAATACCTTGATTTC GTACTATCTCAGCGACTTGCTGGATATGGTCGGCATCACCGACAGTGTGACCAAGTCCAAGATCAACATCGGTATTGCTTGCTGGGGGTTGGTCTCTGGAACCGCCTTAGCTCTTACGGCGCCTCTGTTCAAGCGGCGAACGATGTATTTAACCTGTGCGACATCGTTGCTTTGCGTGTACATTGGCTGGACTATTTCCATGGAGCGGTTCATGACAACAGAGGTCAGGGCGGCCGCAATCCTGactatcttcttcatctttgccTATTCCCCGGCATACAACCTAGGCTACAATGCTTTGACTTACA CTTACCTGATTGAAATCTTCCCTTACTTCGGTCGCTCTCGTGGCCTCTCCTGGTTCCAGTTTTATGGCCGCGGGTCGGCATTCTTCGCTACATATGTCAATCCCGTCGGGTTGGACAGAATCAGCTGGCGATGGCTCCTGGTTTACTGCTGTTGGCTGGCCTTCGAGTTGGTATTTATCTACTTCCTTTTCCCGGAAACGTCTGGAAGGACATTGGAGGAGCTGTCGTTTA TGTTCGagggcaaagaaaaagccaatGAAGTGGCTGCTGCAGTGCACAAGCAGATCGAAGTGGATGGGAAGACGGGAGGCCAGGCTTAG
- a CDS encoding glycosyl hydrolase family 3 N terminal domain-containing protein, whose product MPPDPLPELKQHSILVTLVTSPVLIIRPRVSTKTKPGIDFWHTHPIPELNVPSIRSTDGPNGIRGTKFFAGVPAACLPCGTALASTWDQNLLREVGVLIGKECLAKGAHCWLGPTINMPRSPLGGRGFESFAEDPHLAGAMAASMITGCESTGVISAVKHFVGNDQEHERRAVDVLVTQRALREIYLRPFQIVARDAGPGALMTSYNKINGKHVVESKEMLDMVRQEWKWNPLIMSDWLGTYTTIDSMNAGLDLEMPGPSRYRGRYVESALQARLIKESTIDSRARKVLEFVQQASRAPVSAVETGRDYPEDRALNRNLCANSIVLLKNQNDILPLPKTIKKIALVGSHVRTPAISGGGSASLEPYYTVSLYDAVSEALPHTEILYEVGAYAHKMLPVIDRLLTNAVMHFYNEPVGTERILRATQRMSKTAFQLMDFNAPELNRGLFYATLTGDFTPDVSGVWDFGLTVFGTGLLYVDDELVVDNTTHQTRGTAFFGKGTVQELGSKTLNAEQTYKIRIEYGSANTSPMKAIGVVHFGGGAAHLGACLHVDSAEMVRSAVKAAAEADYTILCTGLNHEWESEGFDRSHMDLPPGIDALITSVLDVAANKTVIVNQSGTPVTMPWADRARGIVQAWYGGNETGHGIADVIFGDVNPSGKLPLSWPVDVKHNPAYLNYASVGGRVLYGEDVYVGYRYYEKVGREVLFPFGHGLSYTTFTVSPDVVFSQEVFRPEEPPTAAVKIKNTGKVAGAQVLQLYISAPHSPTPRPTKELHGFTKVLLQPGEERVAHIRMDKYATNFWDEIEGMWKSEEGIYEALIGTSSQNILAKGTFRVDRTRYWLGL is encoded by the exons atgCCTCCCGATCCACTGCCCGAACTGAAACAGCACTCAATTTTAGTTACTCTT GTTACCTCACCCGTCCTGATCATTAGGCCAAGAGTCAGCACTAAAACTAAGCCAGGCATCGATTTCTGGCATACCCACCCTATTCCCGAATTGAACGTGCCTTCAATTCGTTCCACCGATGGTCCCAATGGTATAAGAGGCACGAAGTTCTTCGCCGGTGTACCGGCTGCCTGTTTGCCCTGTGGCACCGCCTTGGCGTCGACTTGGGACCAAAATCTACTGCGCGAAGTGGGAGTTCTGATTGGAAAAGAATGTCTGGCAAAGGGCGCGCACTGTTGGCTTGGTCCAACAATCAATATGCCCCGATCACCGTTGGGCGGCCGGGGATTTGAATCTTTCGCGGAGGACCCGCATCTCGCCGGAGCAATGGCTGCCTCGATGATCACAGGCTGTGAGAGCACCGGGGTCATCTCTGCGGTAAAACATTTTGTGGGTAATGACCAGGAGCATGAGCGGAGGGCTGTGGATGTTCTTGTCACCCAGCGTGCGTTGAGAGAGATCTACCTGCGACCTTTTCAGATCGTAGCCCGTGACGCAGGTCCGGGGGCACTGATGACGTCCTACAACAAGATCAACGGGAAGCACGTCGTGGAGAGTAAGGAGATGTTGGATATGGTCCGTCAGGAATGGAAGTGGAATCCGCTTATCATGAGTGACTGGCTGGGAACTTACACCACGATTGACTCGATGAATGCTGGATTGGATTTGGAAATGCCAGGCCCGTCGCGGTATCGAGGCCGATATGTGGAATCAGCCCTGCAGGCAAGGCTGATCAAGGAGTCCACCATTGATAGTCGCGCACGAAAGGTACTTGAGTTTGTTCAGCAAGCAAGCAGAGCACCCGTATCCGCTGTGGAAACTGGAAGGGACTATCCAGAAGATCGGGCGCTGAACCGAAACTTGTGTGCCAACAGTATCGTGCTTTTGAAAAATCAGAACGATATATTGCCCTTGCCAAAGACCATTAAGAAGATTGCCCTGGTAGGCTCACATGTGCGTACTCCAGCGATCTCCGGCGGTGGCAGCGCTTCGCTAGAACCGTACTATACTGTTTCGTTATACGATGCTGTGAGCGAAGCTCTTCCCCACACCGAGATTCTCTATGAGGTGGGTGCTTATGCGCACAAAATGCTACCTGTGATCGACCGGCTGCTTACCAATGCCGTCATGCATTTCTACAACGAGCCCGTAGGGACGGAGCGTATTCTACGTGCCACACAGCGGATGTCGAAGACCGCCTTTCAACTGATGGATTTCAATGCGCCGGAGCTCAACAGAGGCCTATTCTATGCGACACTAACCGGTGACTTTACGCCCGATGTTTCAGGTGTGTGGGACTTTGGTCTCACAGTCTTTGGCACCGGCTTATTGTACGTCGATGACGAACTCGTCGTCGACAACACCACGCATCAAACTCGAGGAACGGCATTCTTCGGCAAAGGAACGGTGCAAGAACTGGGATCGAAGACTCTCAACGCGGAACAAACATACAAGATTCGGATCGAATATGGATCTGCGAATACCAGTCCCATGAAAGCGATTGGTGTGGTACACTTTGGTGGCGGTGCAGCGCACCTCGGAGCATGCTTACACGTCGATTCCGCAGAGATGGTGCGCAGTGCTGTTAAAGCAGCTGCAGAGGCGGACTATACTATTCTCTGTACCGGACTGAATCATGAATGGGAATCTGAGGGGTTTGACCGGTCGCATATGGATCTTCCTCCCGGGATTGATGCGTTGATCACCTCTGTGCTGGATGTTGCGGCAAACAAAACAGTGATCGTGAACCAGTCCGGGACGCCGGTGACAATGCCCTGGGCTGATAGGGCGAGAGGGATTGTTCAAGCCTGGTATGGAGGTAATGAGACGGGTCATGGTATCGCGGATGTGATATTTGGGGACGTCAATCCATCCGGAAAACTGCCATTATCGTGGCCGGTGGATGTGAAGCATAACCCGGCCTATTTGAATTACGCTAGCGTGGGGGGAAGGGTGCTGTATGGCGAGGATGTCTATGTTGGATATCGATACTACGAGAAGGTCGGCCGGGAGGTGCTATTTCCATTTGG GCATGGTCTTTCCTATACGACATTTACCGTGTCTCCGGATGTGGTCTTCTCCCAGGAAGTCTTTAGACCCGAGGAGCCGCCAACTGCTGCCGTAAAGATCAAGAACACTGGCAAAGTAGCCGGAGCGCAAGTCCTCCAACTGTATATCTCCGCTCCTCATTCTCCCACACCTCGCCCGACCAAGGAGTTGCACGGATTTACCAAGGTTCTTTTGCAACccggggaagaaagagtggCCCATATTCGCATGGATAAATACGCCACCAACTTCTGGGATGAAATCGAAGGCATGTGGAAAAGCGAAGAGGGTATCTACGAAGCTCTGATTGGTACATCAAGTCAAAATATCTTGGCGAAGGGGACATTCAGGGTGGACAGGACGAGGTATTGGCTTGGCTTATAA
- a CDS encoding fungal-specific transcription factor domain-containing protein — protein sequence MEVISTRPKKRRCVKERVRVTRACDACKRKKLRCSGTLPCSLCQRSSQDCEYTTSYTRGRLPPIPTLQKPTGNDNVAEHHIQQKSAPDIDRMPASPDTEVIEGHSSSRVDGDASNLPSRDSPEPHQTDMEGHYVGPSSGVSFLLRIQKRLHECISFPLNTPIFSFGDAPLPKSDPSFLLLPSKNEAKELVHRYFDFAFPTHRFLHQQQVESWLEEFYNCLRVPHSLGPGDREIRALLLMVFAQASQYQPESSSNLEDSHMRSVTSPYGSDPSSLCNSAVYFGASEHHLAAETGPVRVTSVQARLAQCFYLLSQSRINHCWSLFGTTARLAIAIGLHRKRRREHPNTVNLIEQECSKRVFWCAYSLDNYLSAALGRPRIFHDDEIDQEYPEVAEDRQITLTSILPPTSSCQSIMLAPVYHAKLSKIISGVLHDLYGIQRSSLTVQASAAAKYGAEMARWRKELTGFLDLPNVNIMKVTYQRQYTVLNLAFYHAQILLYRPFLLKGFTLLTKEPSRRNDKLQGTIDQNIKSCLEAAMKVVSIVRDLSTAGRMYRAFWFTHYYAFSAVVVLYVHYIRSRSRQSTTDADLAYYMAGKQGQDDLASCGSQSSFSQRYVMVLEELRKEAHKATIRGNQESIDQPPTNRPGPGGTENATSRLEELDQLRNIAGSQDAEAYPAASERLDDIPGSAQVSYRGVQPVGSFQFPAGPQESEVGSLQGISPESYIADLASWGEFDSLAATGFGDFGVFFPRYGILSIASYIPSRNVPRQRIRIQIASSPCNTRCSNSQPKMSTGQVSALLAPVVALNIWTFVMEAWMYKTRIPIYSKMNMKNTITKRELDAMTPASVRWKADNYNHLMEQPTQFYAIALVLALAGQDDKTNILLAWSYVAIRVVHSLVHSTSNHIMSRFSIFVVSSVILAVMTGRAALLVF from the exons ATGGAGGTGATTAGCACTCGTCCGAAGAAACGCCGATGCGTTAAAGAGCGCGTCCGTGTCACCAGGGCGTGCGACGCTTGCAAAAG AAAGAAGCTACGCTGCTCGGGCACTCTTCCGTGCTCCTTGTGTCAGCGTTCTAGTCAGGATTGCGAATATACGACAAGTTATACAAGAGGGAGGCTGCCACCAATCCCGACGCTCCAAAAACCTACGGGCAATGACAATGTCGCGGAACACCATATACAACAGAAATCGGCCCCCGATATAGATCGGATGCCTGCATCACCGGACACAGAGGTGATAGAAGGCCATTCATCGTCTCGAGTCGATGGAGACGCCAGTAACCTGCCATCGCGAGACTCCCCGGAGCCGCATCAAACTGACATGGAGGGTCATTATGTCGGGCCATCCTCAGGCGTCTCATTCTTACTTCGTATCCAAAAGAGACTCCATGAGTGTATCTCATTTCCGTTGAATACACCCATTTTTAGTTTTGGCGATGCTCCTTTACCAAAATCGGACCCTTCCTTCCTACTTCTCCCCAGCAAGAATGAGGCTAAAGAGTTAGTCCATAGATACTTTGACTTTGCATTTCCCACGCATCGGTTCCTCCACCAGCAGCAGGTGGAATCCTGGCTTGAAGAATTTTACAACTGTCTCCGGGTGCCTCACTCTCTTGGCCCTGGGGATCGGGAGATCAGGGCATTGCTCCTCATGGTTTTCGCACAAGCATCACAATATCAGCCAGAGTCCAGTAGTAACTTGGAAGATTCACACATGAGGTCTGTTACCAGCCCA TACGGCTCTGATCCCTCTTCTTTATGCAACAGTGCGGTCTACTTTGGTGCGTCAGAGCACCATCTAGCAGCGGAGACTGGACCCGTTCGTGTCACCAGTGTGCAGGCACGTCTGGCTCAGTGCTTCTATCTTCTGTCGCAGTCTCGGATTAATCACTGTTGGAGCCTCTTCGGTACGACAGCTCGTCTCGCTATCGCCATCGGTCTACATCGGAAACGTCGACGGGAGCATCCGAATACAGTCAACCTTATCGAACAGGAGTGCTCGAAGAGAGTTTTTTGGTGTGCATATAGCTTGGACAATTATCTCAGTGCGGCTTTGGGCCGTCCCCGCATTttccatgatgatgagattgaCCAAGAATACCCTGAGGTTGCCGAAGATAGGCAGATAACGCTGACCTCCATCCTTCCGCCAACCTCTAGCTGTCAAAGTATCATGTTGGCCCCTGTCTACCACGCAAAGCTATCCAAAATTATCAGCGGCGTGCTACATGACTTATACGGCATTCAGCGGTCAAGCCTGACGGTCCAAGCCTCAGCTGCAGCGAAATACGGTGCTGAAATGGCACGATGGCGAAAGGAGTTGACTGGGTTCCTCGACCTTCCCAATGTGAACATCATGAAGGTTACCTATCAGCGACAATACACTGTCTTGAATCTCGCTTTTTATCACGCACAGATCTTGCTGTATCGCCCGTTTCTGTTAAAGGGCTTCACACTCCTCACCAAAGAGCCTAGCAGACGGAACGATAAGCTACAGGGAACGATTGACCAGAATATTAAATCTTGCTTGGAAGCGGCCATGAAGGTTGTTTCCATTGTCCGTGATCTATCCACAGCCGGAAGGATGTACCGAGCTTTCTGG TTCACCCATTATTATGCATTCTCTGCCGTCGTCGTACTCTATGTCCATTACATCCGGAGTCGCTCTCGCCAAAGCACAACTGATGCGGACCTTGCGTACTATATGGCTGGAAAGCAGGGGCAAGATGACCTGGCATCATGCGGATCCcagtcttctttctcccagCGCTACGTTATGGTCTTGGAAGAGCTTCGCAAGGAGGCACACAAGGCCACAATCCGCGGAAATCAGGAATCAATCGATCAGCCACCCACAAATAGGCCTGGTCCGGGCGGCACTGAGAATGCAACATCAAGGCTCGAAGAGCTTGATCAGCTAAGGAACATTGCTGGCTCTCAAGATGCTGAAGCATACCCGGCAGCAAGCGAAAGGCTTGATGACATTCCCGGCTCAGCGCAAGTATCCTATCGTGGGGTACAGCCTGTGGGTTCATTTCAATTTCCGGCAGGACCGCAAGAGTCCGAAGTGGGATCTCTACAAGGCATCAGCCCCGAGTCTTATATCGCTGATCTGGCCAGCTGGGGTGAATTTGACTCTCTCGCTGCGACTGGTTTTGGAGACTTTG GAGTTTTCTTCCCTCGCTATGGAATTCTCAGTATCGCAAGCTATATTCCTA GCAGAAACGTTCCGCGTCAGCGGATCAG AATTCAAATcgcatcttctccttgcaATACACGTTGCTCCAATTCCCAACCAAAGATGTCTACCGGACAGGTATCTGCCCTCTTGGCACCCGTCGTCGCCCTCAATATCTGGACCTTCGTCATGGAGGCCTGGATGTACAAGACACGGATCCCAATATACTCCAAGATGAATATGAAAAATACCATCACGAAGCGCGAACTCGATGCGATGACGCCGGCTAGTGTCCGATGGAAGGCAGACAATTACAACCATCTCATGGAACAGCCAACCCAGTTTTACGCGATAGCCCTCGTATTGGCACTGGCCGGCCAGGATGACAAGACGAACATTCTCCTGGCATGGTCCTATGTGGCCATTCGTGTTGTGCACAGCCTGGTGCACTCTACGAGCAACCATATCATGAGCCGGTTTTCCATCTTCGTGGTTTCTTCGGTGATCTTGGCGGTTATGACTGGGCGGGCTGCGTTGCTTGTTTTCTGA
- a CDS encoding putative MFS transporter, whose product MPSPLLALSIKDCLLQASSIAMATTSPHDSSMKNDTDHVEYLGDPEKSSSAPQYDRFGSFAKVDPKEIALVRKIDLYMMPILWLMYFLNFLDRNAMVNGKLNSLSEDLKLKGTEYNTCISILFVGYLLGQVPSNMLLNRIRPSWFMAGFMMAWAIVSTLTCLVKDYHSMLVCRLLLGFVEAPFYPGALFMISLFYTRKEATTRMAILYTGNMLASAFSGLIAAGVFAGLDKKHGLAGWQWLFLIQGVITVGVALVAFFLLPNAPRSTAWLTPEERQLADERIKRDTTQREEGTSTWVGLREACMDYRTWIFALMCNLHLSANGFKNFMPTVVKTLGFNSTITLVLTCPPYLVATFTSVAVSWSSGHFNERTWHVTVSKALAIIGFAVACGTLNIGARYFAMILFVGATYGVNNINIAWTAATLGQTDEKKAVAIAITNTLGNLASVYTPYLWPDSDAPRFGLAMYCSIGFSVGVVILAWVMRIILTRENRKLREVDSGVINLYAY is encoded by the exons ATGCCCAGTCCTCTCTTAGCATTGTCAATCAAGGACTGTCTTCTCCAAGCAAGTTCGATCGCAATGGCAACCACGTCTCCTCATGATAGCTCTATGAAAAATGATACCGACCATGTCGAGTACCTGGGGGACCCTGAGAAGTCTTCGTCTGCCCCACAATATGATAGATTTGGCTCCTTCGCTAAGGTCGACCCCAAGGAGATTGCTTTAGTGAGGAAGATTGATCTCTACATGATG CCGATCCTTTGGCTAATGTACTTCCTGAATTTTCTTGACCGCAATGCCATGGTAAATGGCAAGCTCAACAGTCTCTCTGAAGACCTAAAATTAAAGGGGACGGAGTATAATACATGTATTAGCATTCTCTTTGTTGG ATACCTTCTTGGCCAAGTACCTTCCAACATGCTTCTCAATCGAATCCGGCCTTCCTGGTTTATGGCCGGGTTTATGATGGCCTGGGCAATTGTCTCTACTCTCACATGTCTGGTCAAAGACTACCACAGCATGCTCGTATGTAGACTTCTGCTCGGCTTCGTCGAAGCACCATTCTACCCTGGAGCGCTTTTCATGATATCTTTGTTCTACACTCGCAAAGAGGCGACCACTCGCATGGCTATTCTTTATACTGGCAACATGCTCGCCAGCGCCTTTTCAGGCCTGATAGCCGCCGGCGTATTTGCTGGTCTTGATAAGAAACACGGCCTTGCAGGGTGGCAGTGGCTTTTTCTCATCCAGGGGGTAATAACTGTCGGGGTCGCTCTTGTCGCCTTCTTCCTACTCCCAAACGCACCCCGCTCGACGGCATGGCTCACCCCTGAGGAGCGACAACTTGCTGATGAGCGGATCAAACGAGACACTACGCAGAGGGAAGAAGGCACCAGCACGTGGGTTGGCCTCCGCGAAGCCTGTATGGATTACCGCACATGGATCTTTGCCTTGATGTGCAATTTACATCTGTCGGCGAACGGGTTCAAGAACTTCATGCCGACCGTGGTGAAAACTCTTGGCTTCAATTCCACGATAACACTGGTTCTCACCTGCCCTCCATATCTCGTCGCTACGTTCACGTCCGTCGCAGTGTCATGGTCCTCGGGACACTTCAACGAACGTACTTGGCATGTTACCGTTTCGAAAGCCCTCGCGATTATTGGTTTCGCGGTTGCCTGCGGGACCCTGAATATTGGTGCGCGGTATTTCGCCATGATCCTATTTGTGGGTGCCACCTATGGGGTGAATAATATCAACATCGCATGGACTGCTGCGACGCTGGGTCAAACcgatgagaagaaggcagtCGCAATTGCCATTACCAATACATTGGGTAATTTGGCCAGTGTCTACACGCCTTACCTTTGGCCTGACAGTGACGCTCCACGGTTTGGCCTCGCAATGTATTGCAGTATCGGATTTTCGGTCGGAGTGGTCATTCTAGCTTGGGTCATGCGAATTATCTTGACGCGAGAGAACAGAAAGCTTCGGGAAGTAGACTCGGGGGTAATCAACCTCTATGCCTATTGA